A region of the Methylobacterium nodulans ORS 2060 genome:
GGCGACTGCCTTCCGGACGGCTGCTGCCGCTCGGACGGCCGCTGTTCTCATGGCCGCCGCGTGGCTGTGCTTCGCGCTCGTCCCCGCGCGGGCCGGGGACGCGCCCGCGGTCGCCATCGCGGCCGAGATCTCGGCCGGGCCGGAAGGCGGCACGCGGCTCAGCGTGGTGCTGTCGCGCCCCGTCGAGGCCAGGGCCTTCGTGATGGAGCGGCCGGACCGCGCCATCGTCGACCTGCCGGAGGTGAATTTCCAGCTGCCTCCCGAGACGGGCCGGCGCCGCGAAGGGCTCGTCGCCTCCTTCCGCTACGGCCTGTTCGCCCCGGGCCGCTCGCGCATCGTCATCGACCTCGCCCAGACCGCGACCGTGGCGCGGGTGGCGACCGCGCCGCGCCAGCGGGACGGCGCGACGCTCCTCACCATCGACCTCGCCCGCACCGACCGCGACAGCTTCCGCCGCGCCGCCGTCGCCCCCGAGCCGCCCGCCGCTTCGAAAGCCGTGCCGGCGAATCCGGGCGACACCCGCCCGCTCGTCATCGTCGATGCGGGCCATGGCGGCACGGATCCGGGCGCGATCGCGGCGAACGGCGCCTTCGAGAAGGATATCGTGTTCGGGGTCGCCCGCGACCTGGCGCGGCGCCTGGAACAGGGCGGCCGCGTGCGGGTGCGGATGACCCGCGAGGGCGACGTCTTCGTGCCGCTGGCCGAGCGGGTGCGCATCGCCCGCGAGGCGAAGGCGGACCTGTTCGTGTCGATCCATGCGGATTCGATCTCGGCCGCCCCGCAGGTGCGCGGCGCCACCATCTACACGGGCTCCGAGAAGGCCACCGACGCGGAATCGGCCCGCCTCGCCGAGCGCGAGAACAAGGCCGACCAGGCGGCCGGCGCCGACAGCGCCGAGGGGCCGGGCGATGTCGCCGACATCCTGCAGGAACTCACGCTGCGGGAGACCCGCAGCTTCTCGGCCCGCTTCGCCCACGGGCTGCTCGGCCAGCTCGACCGGGTGATGGAGATGAGCGCCAAGCCCCACCGCGAGGCGGGGTTCAGGGTGCTGCGCTCCCCCGACGTGCCCTCGGTCCTCGTCGAGCTCGGCTATCTGTCGAGCAAGCACGACCTCGACCTCCTGCTCTCGGAGGAGTGGCGGAGCAGGGTCACCGCCCGGATGGCGGAGGCGGTCGAGACCTTCTTCGCCGGCCGGGTCGCCCCGGGCTTCGGTCCGGCCTTCGCCCGCCGGTCCGCGGCGATGACCGCCCCAGTTTCACCATAGATCCCGTGTCGATGGGCGCCTGTCGGCGCCTTGATTCCCCTTAAGCCCGCCACGCCGCGCCTCTCGCCGAAGCGGTGCGATGGGGATATCCTGACCGCGGCGCGGCCTGCGGCCCCCTGCGGCTCATCATCGACGGATCGGGTTCGGATGCGCTTTGTCCTTCGCTTCTTCGGCTTCCTGTTCAGCATCGCCGCGATGGTCTTCGTCGCCGGCGCCGCGGTCGGAGGCTATTTCTACTGGAAGTACTCCCAGGACCTGCCGGACCACGCCGCGCTCGCCAATTACGAACCGCCGGTGATGACGCGCGTGCACGCCGCGGATGGCAGCCTGCTCGCCGAATACGCCCGCGAGCGCCGGCTCTATCTGCCGATCCAGGCGATGCCCAAGATCGTCATCGCGGCCTTCCTGTCGGCGGAGGACAAGAACTTCTACAAGCACGGCGGCATCGACCCCGAGGGCATCGTCCGCGCGGCGCTCACCAACGCCCAGAGCGGCAAGAAGCAGGGCGCCTCGACCATCACCCAGCAGGTCGCCAAGAACTTCCTGCTCTCCAGCGAGCAGACCCTCGACCGCAAGATCCGCGAGGCGCTCATCGCGCTGCGCATCGAGTCGACCTATTCGAAGGACAAGATCCTCGAGCTCTACCTCAACGAGATCTTCCTCGGCACGATCGTGCCGGGCCGCAACCTGCACGGCATCGCGGCCGCCGCGCTCGACTATTTCGGCAAGTCGGTGCACGAGCTGACGATCCACGAGGCGGCCTATCTGGCGGCGCTGCCGAAGGGCCCGAACAACTATCACCCCTTCCGCAAGACCCAGGCGGCGCTGGCGCGGCGCAACGAGATCATCGGCCTGATGGCCCAGAACGGCTACATCACCCGCGAGGAGGCCGAGGCCGAGCGCAAGCTGCCGCTCGGCGTCAACCCGCGCAGCGTCTCGCCCAACACCGCCAACGCGAACTACTTCGCCGAGGAGGTGCGCCGCGAGATCTCCGAGCGCTACGGCGAGAAGAAGCTCTACGAGGGCGGCCTGTCGGTGCGAACCACCCTCGACCCGAAGATGCAGGCCCAGGCCCGCAAGGCGCTCGTCGACGGGCTCGTGCGCTACGACCAGGCCCGGGGCTGGCGCGGGCCGCAGGCGCGCATCGACCTTACCGGCCGCGACTGGGGCCAGGCGGTGGCCGAGGTGCCGGCGCTCGGCGACGTGCAGCCCTGGCGCCTCGCCGTGGTGCTCGACACGAGCGGCGGGCGGGCGCAGATCGGCCTGCAGCCGCGGCGCGAGAACTCGGGCCATGTCTCGAAGGAGCGCGAGACCGGGATCATCGGCCCGGAGGGCGTGCGCTGGACCGGGCGGGGTATCGCCTCGGTGCTGAGCCCGGGCGATGTCGTCTACGTGGAGCGCATGGACGGGGCCGGCAACGCCTACCGGCTGCGGCAGGTGCCGGAGATCTCCGGCGCCATCGTGGCCATGGATCCGCATACCGGCCGCGTCCACGCCATGGTGGGCGGCTTCTCCTTCGACGAGAGCGAGTTCAACCGCGCCACCCAGGCGATGCGCCAGCCGGGCTCGTCCTTCAAGCCGATCGTCTACTCGGCGGCCCTCGACAACGGCTACACCCCATCCTCGATCGTGCTCGACACGCCGATCACCATCGAGGCGGGGCCGGGCCAGGAGGCCTGGACGCCCTCAAACTACGACGGCAAGTCGGGCGGCCCGCACACCCTGCGCTACGGCATCGAGCATTCGAAGAACCTGATGACCGTGCGGCTCGCCAAGGACATCGGCATGCCGCTCATCGCCGAGTATGCCCGCCGCTTCGGGGTCTACGACGACATGCTCCCGGTGCTGCCGATGTCGCTCGGCGCCGGCGAGACCACGGTCATGCGCATGGTCACGGCCTATTCGATGCTCGACAATGGCGGGCGGCGCATCCGCCCGACGCTGATCGACCGCATCCAGGACCGCACCGGCGAGACGATCTACCGGCACGACAACCGCAAGTGCATCGGCTGCGACGCCGAGAAATGGTCGGGCCAGGACGAGCCGAAGCTGGTGGACGAATCCGAGCAGGTGCTCGACCCGCTCACCGCCTACCAGATGGTCTCGATCATGGAGGGCGTCGTGCAGCGCGGCACCGCCACGATCCTGAAGGAGATCGGCAAGCCGCTCGCGGGCAAGACCGGCACCACCAACGAGGCCAAGGACGCGTGGTTCGTGGGCTTCTCGCCGGACCTCGCGGTGGGCGTCTATCTCGGCTTCGACAAGCCCCGCTCGCTCGGCGACCGCGCCACCGGCGGCGGCCTCGCGGCGCCGATCGCCCGGGACTTCCTCAAGGCGGCGCTCGCCGACAAGCCGCCGACCCCCTTCCGGGTGCCGCCGGGCATCAAGCTGATCCGGGTCAATCTCGCCAGCGGCACCCGCGCGGGCGGCAGTGAGGGCGGCATCCTGGAGGCGTTCAAGCCCGGCACGGCGCCGCCCGACAGCTACTCGGCCCCGCCGGTGGCCCAGCCCGGCGCCCCGCCGCCGGACGCGGACCGCGCGGCCCAGGCGGGCGGGCTCTACTGAACGGGCGCGCCCCGCGGGCGTGACCCGTGCCTGCGCCCTCCGGGCGGGAGACGCGGGATCCGCAGCGGCCTCCGTTTACACCGGCGGGCCGGGGCGCTATCACACCGGCCCACCTCACCAACCATCGTCACACCAGATGCGCGCCGAGATCGAACAACTCTCGGATGCCGCCAAGCAGTCGATCGGACTGCTGAGGAGGCATCTTTGACTGGGATACTGCCGATAAGCGCCTCGCGGAGCTGAACGCCCGCTCCGAGGACCCCGCCCTCTGGAACGACCCGGAGGCGGCCCAGAAGGTCATGCGCGAGCGCACGCAGCTCGAGGAGGCGGTCTCCGCCATCCGGCGCCTGGAGCAGGGGCTGGAGGATGCCGCCACCCTGATCGAGCTCGGCGAGATGGAGGGCGACGAGGCCAGCATCCGGGAGGGCGAGGAGCAGATCCGCGCCGTCCAGGCCGAGGCCGCGCGCCGCCAGATCGAGACCCTGCTCGCGGGCGAGGCCGACGGGAACGACACCTATCTCGAGGTCCATGCGGGCGCGGGCGGCACCGAGAGCCAGGACTGGGCCAACATGCTCCATCGCATGTATGCCCGCTGGGCCGAGCGCCGGAAGTACAAGGTCGAGATCGTCGAGTGGTCCGAGGGCGAGGAGGCCGGCATCAAGGGCGCCACGCTGCTCATCAAGGGCCACAACGCCTATGGCTGGCTCAAGACCGAGTCGGGCGTGCACCGGCTGGTGCGCATCTCGCCGTACGACTCGAATGCGCGGCGGCACACGAGCTTCGCGAGCGTCTGGGTCTATCCGGTCATCGACGACCGCATCACCATCGAGGTGAAGGAGTCGGACTGCCGCATCGACACCTACCGCTCCTCGGGGGCGGGCGGCCAGCACGTGAACACCACGGATTCGGCCGTGCGCATCACCCACATCCCGACCGGGATCGTGGTGGCCTGCCAGCAGGAGCGCTCGCAGCACAAGAACCGGGCCACCGCCTGGAACATGCTGCGCGCCCGGCTCTACGAGCTGGAGCTGAAGAAGCGGGAGGAGAAGGCAAACGCCGAGGCCGCGTCGAAGACCGACATCGGCTGGGGCCACCAGATCCGCTCCTACGTGCTGCAGCCCTACCAGCTCGTGAAGGACCTTCGCACCGGGGCCCAGTCGACGAGCCCGGGCGACGTGCTCGACGGCGAGATCGACCCCTTCATCGAGGCCTCGCTCGCCCAAAGGGTCTATGGCGGCGGCGAGGCCGTGGAGGACATCGACTAGAGTCTTGCCCGGTCCCTCAGCGCGCGGCGAGCGCCCAGGCGCCCGCCCGCAGGAAGCGCTGCGGGTCGACCGGCTCGCCGTCGATGCGGGTCTCGTAATGGAGATGCGGCGCCGTCGAGCGGCCGGTCGAGCCGACGCGGCCGATGATCTGGCCGGCCTCGACGGTCTGGCCCGGCGAGACCGCGAAGGCCGAGAGATGGGCGTAGCGGGTGGCGATGCCGTGGCCGTGGTCGATCTCG
Encoded here:
- a CDS encoding N-acetylmuramoyl-L-alanine amidase, whose translation is MPRRAARLLPCAALRAAATAFRTAAAARTAAVLMAAAWLCFALVPARAGDAPAVAIAAEISAGPEGGTRLSVVLSRPVEARAFVMERPDRAIVDLPEVNFQLPPETGRRREGLVASFRYGLFAPGRSRIVIDLAQTATVARVATAPRQRDGATLLTIDLARTDRDSFRRAAVAPEPPAASKAVPANPGDTRPLVIVDAGHGGTDPGAIAANGAFEKDIVFGVARDLARRLEQGGRVRVRMTREGDVFVPLAERVRIAREAKADLFVSIHADSISAAPQVRGATIYTGSEKATDAESARLAERENKADQAAGADSAEGPGDVADILQELTLRETRSFSARFAHGLLGQLDRVMEMSAKPHREAGFRVLRSPDVPSVLVELGYLSSKHDLDLLLSEEWRSRVTARMAEAVETFFAGRVAPGFGPAFARRSAAMTAPVSP
- a CDS encoding penicillin-binding protein 1A — translated: MRFVLRFFGFLFSIAAMVFVAGAAVGGYFYWKYSQDLPDHAALANYEPPVMTRVHAADGSLLAEYARERRLYLPIQAMPKIVIAAFLSAEDKNFYKHGGIDPEGIVRAALTNAQSGKKQGASTITQQVAKNFLLSSEQTLDRKIREALIALRIESTYSKDKILELYLNEIFLGTIVPGRNLHGIAAAALDYFGKSVHELTIHEAAYLAALPKGPNNYHPFRKTQAALARRNEIIGLMAQNGYITREEAEAERKLPLGVNPRSVSPNTANANYFAEEVRREISERYGEKKLYEGGLSVRTTLDPKMQAQARKALVDGLVRYDQARGWRGPQARIDLTGRDWGQAVAEVPALGDVQPWRLAVVLDTSGGRAQIGLQPRRENSGHVSKERETGIIGPEGVRWTGRGIASVLSPGDVVYVERMDGAGNAYRLRQVPEISGAIVAMDPHTGRVHAMVGGFSFDESEFNRATQAMRQPGSSFKPIVYSAALDNGYTPSSIVLDTPITIEAGPGQEAWTPSNYDGKSGGPHTLRYGIEHSKNLMTVRLAKDIGMPLIAEYARRFGVYDDMLPVLPMSLGAGETTVMRMVTAYSMLDNGGRRIRPTLIDRIQDRTGETIYRHDNRKCIGCDAEKWSGQDEPKLVDESEQVLDPLTAYQMVSIMEGVVQRGTATILKEIGKPLAGKTGTTNEAKDAWFVGFSPDLAVGVYLGFDKPRSLGDRATGGGLAAPIARDFLKAALADKPPTPFRVPPGIKLIRVNLASGTRAGGSEGGILEAFKPGTAPPDSYSAPPVAQPGAPPPDADRAAQAGGLY
- the prfB gene encoding peptide chain release factor 2 (programmed frameshift), which produces MRAEIEQLSDAAKQSIGLLRRHLDWDTADKRLAELNARSEDPALWNDPEAAQKVMRERTQLEEAVSAIRRLEQGLEDAATLIELGEMEGDEASIREGEEQIRAVQAEAARRQIETLLAGEADGNDTYLEVHAGAGGTESQDWANMLHRMYARWAERRKYKVEIVEWSEGEEAGIKGATLLIKGHNAYGWLKTESGVHRLVRISPYDSNARRHTSFASVWVYPVIDDRITIEVKESDCRIDTYRSSGAGGQHVNTTDSAVRITHIPTGIVVACQQERSQHKNRATAWNMLRARLYELELKKREEKANAEAASKTDIGWGHQIRSYVLQPYQLVKDLRTGAQSTSPGDVLDGEIDPFIEASLAQRVYGGGEAVEDID